One window of Siniperca chuatsi isolate FFG_IHB_CAS linkage group LG19, ASM2008510v1, whole genome shotgun sequence genomic DNA carries:
- the scrib gene encoding protein scribble homolog isoform X7, with protein MLKCIPLWRCNRHVESVDKRHCNLQTVPDEVFRYSRSLEELLLDANQLKELPKPFFRLLNLRKLGLSDNEIQRLPPEVANFMQLVELDISRNDIPEIPESIKFCRALEIADFSGNPLSRLPDGFTQLRALAHLALNDVSLQTLPNDIGNLANLVTLELRENLLKSLPTSLSFLVKLEQLDLGSNELDVLPDTLGALPNLRELWLDRNQLSSLPPELGNLRRLVCLDVSENRLEELPSELKGLLALTDLLLTQNLLEVVPDSIGCLKQLSILKVDQNRLTHLTDSIGECENLTELVLTENLLQSLPRSLGKLKKLTNLNVDRNRLGSVPKELGGCASLNVLSLRDNCLGKLPAELADATELHVLDVAGNRLQNLPFALTNLNLKAMWLAENQSQPMLKFQTEDDERTGEKVLTCYLLPQQPSSSLENLLQNSVDDSWTDSNLNRVSVIQFQEETKAEEEDDEAAAERRGLQRRATPHPSELKVMKKVIEERRNEAYTSRPDGEESPDPQEKRLSDLSNQSRDSQVSNSTLSATSHEDRQNVTAASQREDLVDGHSPLEEEELDEMEVEYIEPTVHFAEEPIFRGGDEDDEEDGEDGERSDEEDERPAFPAEKQRLIRKDTPHYKKHFKITKLPKPEAVAALLQGFSPDGLNSATQAAEDEDEEEQSVCTPQHHHRMEELEDSRLQVNSSQVKGVSFDQVNNLLIEPARIEEEEHTLTIQRQTGGLGISIAGGKGSTPYKGDDEGIFISRVSEEGPAARAGVKVGDKLLEVNGVDLHEAEHHTAVEALRSSGATVSMTVLRERMVEPENAITTTPLRPEDDYFPRERRSSGLAFNLETTPSGPQQRLSTCLIRNDKGLGFSIAGGKGSTPYRTGDTGIYISRIAEGGAAHRDSTLRVGDRVISINGVDMTEARHDQAVALLTGTSPTIALLVERDPNAPGGSPGQSRARAHSPPPPEPSDSPDQEEDGLSLHGNHLSQMEDEYPIEEVTLMKSGGPLGLSIVGGSDHASHPFGVNEPGVFISKVIPHGLACQSGLRVGDRILEVNTIDLRHATHQEAVRALLANKQEIRMLVRRDPSPPGMQEIVIQKQPGEKLGISIRGGAKGHAGNPFDATDEGIFISKVSSSGAAARDGRLQVGMRILEVNNHSLLGMTHTEAVRVLRAVGDSLVMLVCDGFDPRKETAVEASPGIIANPFATGIVRKNSMESISSIDRDLSPEEMDIMQKESEMVRETSQWEREEMEKVERMRLEREEATRLLEEETENIGTGPLKLDYKTLAALPTTSLQKLNRFSTSLSLTAPMEAPLQAQYGAPLEPLGFGLGHPTKPLSHMDPESSPSLNTEHLPQSEHTNYLHGSQFSPNETSTTDSAGSSTTINSSTFVAEEEECMVDSQPICFKENPFLVANRKGKGRPPAEQILSGPPVGYGKQGQLQPWLFSKAPPSDFTRTDSPIRETPYSPTIQPTRPGAIQPVGRVRQSNSPATVDGHSPNPFQHGPSPFNSQTSPRAPSPTSPDEFPMNVKQAYKAFAAVPRSLAVLEPPQDLYGVRNNFHPKQPSPEPELNNEVFDDDIDGQEGAVKGLTSKVSPRREYMSLAAVPRLSRISTDLQSPSPSGKDSPEQRSFRDRQKYFEIDVKQQTPDKPKPRVSLVGEDDLKKMREEEERKFEQRAREYLLDEDDDDEEEDLAKQVAQMKASGKVLLDGVEYNVEPVSTPSQHCATPPSYCGSSGPSSVDGKGDSQRNSLEDSFRLEQRPNSMTGLIPVYPGETAAPIRTAKAERRHQERLRMQSPELAVAPDKDLSPAEKRALEAEKRAMWRAARPYGLEEDVRQYEQDLAKRLYQARVRASQGTAEAPQPPTSSCTSSSAASQLRMKSLEQDALKAQMVISKSRDGKKRGTLDQLTESPSPAPTPSPTPMEELSLRGLTSPGRLSLSSKKFDYRQFAAIPSSKPVYDIQSPDTGDDMQFINDSSSNPGPAASPEAEVPTPLPATSALEEMALYSNKRKLRQGRRSLETAVPT; from the exons CTGGGCAGCAATGAACTGGATGTTTTG CCGGACACCCTCGGTGCTCTCCCCAACCTGAGGGAGCTATGGCTAGACCGTAACCAGTTGTCCTCATTACCACCA gagCTAGGGAACCTCCGGAGACTGGTGTGTCTGGATGTGTCCGAGAATCGTCTGGAGGAGCTTCCCTCAGAGCTAAAAGGCCTCCTGGCTCTCACTGACCTGCTGCTCACACAGAACCTGCTGGAGGTCGTCCCAGACAGCATAG GCTGCCTGAAACAGCTGTCCATCTTGAAGGTGGACCAGAATAGACTGACCCACCTGACTGATTCAATAGGAGAGTGTGAAAACCTCACAGAACTCGTCTTGACAGAGAACCTTTTACAG TCACTTCCTCGCTCGCTGGGCAAGCTGAAGAAGCTGACCAACCTGAATGTAGACCGCAACCGTTTGGGCAGCGTTCCCAAAGAGCTGGGCGGCTGTGCCAGCCTCAACGTTCTCTCATTGAGAGACAACTGCCTGGGCAAACTGCCTGCTGAGCTTGCAGATGCCACTGAGCTGCATGTGCTGGATGTGGCTGGAAACAG ATTACAAAACCTGCCTTTTGCCCTGACAAACCTCAATCTGAAGGCCATGTGGCTTGCAGAGAACCAGTCACAGCCAATGCTCAAGTTCCAGACAGAGGATGACGAGCGCACAGGAGAGAAGGTGTTGACCTGCTATTTGCTGCCCCAGCAGCCTTCTTCGAGCCTAG AGAACTTACTGCAGAACAGTGTGGATGACAGCTGGACAGACAGCAACCTGAACCGAGTCTCAGTCATTCAGTTCCAGGAAGAGACcaaggctgaggaggaggatgatgaggcTGCTGCAGAGCGCAGA ggtCTTCAGCGCAGAGCCACGCCGCACCCAAGTGAGCTGAAGGTGATGAAGAAGGTGAttgaggagaggaggaatgaagCTTACACATCTAGACCTGATGGAGAAGAGTCTCCTGATCCACAG GAGAAGCGGCTCAGTGACCTCTCCAATCAGAGCCGTGACTCCCAGGTGTCCAATAGCACACTGTCGGCCACCTCTCATGAGGACAGGCAAAATGTGACTGCAGCCTCGCAGAGGGAGGACCTTGTAGACGGCCACTCCCctctggaggaggaagagctggATGAAATGGAGGTGGAGTACATTGAG CCTACTGTGCACTTTGCAGAGGAGCCCATCTTCCGTGGTGGGGATGAGGATGACGAGGAGGACGGTGAAGATGGTGAGAGGAGTGACGAGGAAGACGAGAGGCCGGCTTTCCCCGCAGAGAAGCAGCGTCTGATCAGAAAAGACACGCCACACTACAAGAAGCACTTCAAGATCACCAAGCTGCCCAAGCCCGAGGCCGTGGCTGCGCTGCTGCAGGGCTTCAGTCCTGACGGCCTCAACTCTGCGACACAGGCTGCTGAGGACGAGGATGAGGAAGAGCAAAGTGTATGCACTCCTCAGCACCATCACAGAATGGAGGAGCTTGAGGACAGCCGGCTCCAGGTCAACTCCAGTCAAGTAAAG GGGGTGTCATTTGATCAAGTCAATAATCTGCTGATTGAACCTGCTCGAATTGAGGAGGAAGAG CACACCTTGACCATCCAGCGACAAACGGGCGGCCTAGGTATCAGCATTGCTGGGGGGAAAGGATCTACTCCTTACAAAGGAGATGACGAG GGAATCTTCATCTCCAGGGTATCTGAGGAAGGTCCTGCAGCCAGAGCAGGGGTTAAAGTGGGAGACAAACTCCTAGAG GTGAATGGAGTGGACCTCCATGAAGCAGAACATCACACAGCAGTTGAAGCTCTTCGTAGCTCTGGTGCTACAGTGTCCATGACGGTGCTGCGGGAGCGTATGGTGGAGCCAGAGAACGCCATCACCACCACGCCACTGAGGCCAGAGGACGACTACTTCCCGCGGGAGAGACGGAGCAGTGGCCTAGCCTTCAACTTGGAGACGACTCCCAGCGGGCCTCAACAGCGGCTCTCCACCTGCCTGATCCGAAACGACAAGGGACTGGGATTCAGCATCGCAGGCGGCAAAGGCTCCACGCCCTACCGCACAGGAGACACG GGAATCTACATCTCTCGCATCGCAGAAGGGGGAGCagcacacagagacagcacaCTGCGAGTAGGCGACAGGGTGATCTCT ATCAATGGTGTAGACATGACAGAGGCCAGGCATGACCAGGCAGTAGCGCTCCTTACCGGCACCTCCCCCACCATCGCCCTCCTAGTGGAGCGAGACCCGAATGCACCAGGGGGTTCTCCAGGTCAATCCCGGGCTCGAGCCCACTCCCCTCCACCCCCAGAACCCTCAGATTCACCAGACCAGGAGGAGGACGGCCTTTCCCTTCACGGGAACCACCTGAGCCAAATGGAGGACGAGTATCCCATCGAG GAAGTGACCCTGATGAAGTCAGGTGGCCCTCTAGGCCTGAGCATTGTGGGAGGCAGTGATCATGCCAGTCACCCATTCGGGGTCAATGAACCTGGGGTGTTCATCTCGAAG GTGATTCCTCACGGTTTAGCATGTCAAAGTGGACTTCGTGTTGGGGACCGCATATTAGAAGTGAACACCATCGACCTGCGTCATGCCACTCACCAGGAAGCTGTGCGAGCCCTGCTGGCCAACAAGCAGGAGATCCGTATGTTGGTACGGAGGGACCCTTCACCGCCTGGGATGCAG GAAATTGTGATCCAGAAGCAGCCAGGGGAGAAGCTTGGCATCAGTATTCGTGGAGGGGCCAAGGGTCATGCAGGAAACCCCTTTGACGCCACAGATGAAGGCATCTTCATTTCTAAG GTGAGTTCGAGCGGTGCAGCAGCAAGAGACGGCCGACTGCAGGTTGGCATGCGTATTCTGGAGGTGAACAACCACAGCCTGCTGGGGATGACACACACGGAGGCAGTGCGAGTGCTCCGTGCTGTAGGAGACTCCCTGGTCATGCTGGTTTGTGACGGCTTCGACCCACGAAAAGAGACTGCTGTGGAG GCGTCTCCTGGCATCATTGCCAACCCATTCGCAACAGGCATCGTCCGTAAGAACAGCATGGAAAGCATCTCTTCTATAGACCGAGACCTGAGCCCAGAGGAGATGGACATCATGCAGAAG GAGTCTGAGATGGTGAGAGAGACGTCACAGTGGGAGCGAGAAGAGATGGAGAAGGTG GAGCGTATGCGCTTGGAGCGTGAGGAGGCAACTCGCCTGCTAGAAGAGGAGACTGAG aACATTGGCACTGGACCTCTAAAACTTGACTACAAAACCCTAGCTGCTCTGCCCACCACCAGTCTGCAGAAACTCAACAGG TTCTCTACTTCTCTAAGTCTGACTGCTCCCATGGAGGCCCCCCTGCAGGCCCAGTACGGAGCCCCTTTAGAGCCTCTGGGCTTCGGCTTAGGCCACCCCACTAAACCCCTCAGCCACATGGACCCCGAGTCCTCCCCCAGTCTGAACACAGAGCATCTGCCCCAGTCTGAACACACCAATTATCTTCATGGATCCCAGTTCTCCCCTAATGAGACCTCTACTACTGATAGTGCTGGCTCATCAACAACCATTAATTCATCAACATTTGTAGCTGAAGAAGAGGAATGCATGGTGGACTCTCAGCCGATCTGCTTTAAAGAGAACCCTTTCTTGGTGGCCAATCGCAAAGGAAAGGGCCGTCCACCTGCAGAGCAGATCCTGTCAGGGCCTCCTGTGGGCTACGGGAAGCAAGGCCAACTGCAGCCCTGGTTGTTCAGCAAG GCACCCCCTTCTGATTTCACCAGGACGGACAGCCCAATCAGGGAAACACCGTATTCTCCCACCATCCAACCG ACGCGACCGGGTGCCATCCAGCCAGTTGGGCGTGTGCGGCAGAGTAACTCCCCCGCCACTGTGGATGGCCACAGTCCCAACCCCTTCCAGCATGGCCCCTCCCCCTTCAACTCCCAGACCTCT CCTCGCGCCCCCTCCCCTACCTCGCCTGACGAGTTCCCCATGAATGTCAAGCAGGCATACAAGGCATTTGCCGCCGTGCCTCGCTCATTGGCAGTGCTGGAGCCGCCGCAG GACCTGTATGGTGTGAGGAACAATTTCCACCCAAAGCAACCTTCTCCAGAG CCTGAGTTGAACAACGAGGTGTTTGATGATGACATAGACGGTCAGGAGGGAGCTGTTAAGGGTCTGACCAGCAAGGTCTCCCCCCGTCGGGAGTATATGAGCCTGGCAGCAGTGCCTCGCCTCTCCAGGATTTCCACGGACCTGCAG AGTCCTTCTCCTAGTGGTAAGGACAGCCCAGAGCAGCGCTCTTTCAGGGACAGACAGAAGTATTTTGAGATTGACGTGAAGCAGCAAACACCAGACAAACCCAAACCTCGAGTCTCTCTTGTTGGAGAAGATGACCTCAAGAAaatgagggaggaggaag AGAGGAAGTTTGAGCAGCGGGCGCGGGAGTACCTGCTGGATGAAGATGACGACGACGAGGAGGAGGACCTGGCTAAACAGGTGGCGCAGATGAAGGCCTCTGGCAAAGTGTTGTTGGATGGAGTGGAGTACAACGTGGAGCCAGTATCCACCCCATCCCAGCACTGCGCCACACCACCAAGCTACTGTGGCAGCTCAGG gccTTCCTCTGTTGATGGTAAGGGAGACTCTCAGAGGAATTCATTGGAGGACAGCTTCAGGCTGGAGCAGAGGCCCAACTCCATGACTGG TCTGATCCCAGTGTACCCCGGGGAGACGGCGGCCCCCATCCGCACTGCCAAAGCAGAGCGAAGACACCAAGAGAGACTTCGTATGCAGAGCCCTGAGCTGGCTGTGGCCCCTGACAAGGACCTGTCCCCTGCTGAGAAACGAGCTCTGGAGGCCGAGAAGAGAGCCATGTGGAGGGCAGCACG GCCCTATGGCCTAGAGGAGGATGTTAGGCAGTATGAGCAGGACCTGGCTAAGAGGCTCTACCAGGCCCGAGTGAGGGCATCTCAGGGCACAGCAGAGGCCCCCCAgccccccacctcctcctgtacctcctcctctgcagcctCCCAGCTCAG AATGAAGTCTCTGGAGCAGGATGCACTGAAAGCACAGATGGTCATCTCCAAGTCTCGGGACGGGAAGAAACGTGGCACACTAGACCAACTGACGGAGTCACCCTCGCCCGCCCCCACACCTTCTCCAACACCTATGGAAG AACTCAGTCTTCGAGGACTAACCTCTCCAGGCAGGCTG TCCCTGTCGTCAAAGAAGTTTGACTACCGACAGTTTGCTGCCATTCCTTCTTCCAAACCCGTATACGACATCCAG TCCCCTGACACAGGCGATGACATGCAGTTCATCAACGACAGCTCCAGCAACCCAG GGCCTGCTGCAAGCCCTGAGGCTGAGGTACCCACCCCTCTGCCTGCCACCTCAGCCCTGGAGGAGATGGCCCTGTACAGCAACAAGCGCAAACTGAGGCAGGGCCGCCGCAGCCTGGAAACTGCTGTGCCCACGTAA
- the scrib gene encoding protein scribble homolog isoform X18, with protein sequence MLKCIPLWRCNRHVESVDKRHCNLQTVPDEVFRYSRSLEELLLDANQLKELPKPFFRLLNLRKLGLSDNEIQRLPPEVANFMQLVELDISRNDIPEIPESIKFCRALEIADFSGNPLSRLPDGFTQLRALAHLALNDVSLQTLPNDIGNLANLVTLELRENLLKSLPTSLSFLVKLEQLDLGSNELDVLPDTLGALPNLRELWLDRNQLSSLPPELGNLRRLVCLDVSENRLEELPSELKGLLALTDLLLTQNLLEVVPDSIGCLKQLSILKVDQNRLTHLTDSIGECENLTELVLTENLLQSLPRSLGKLKKLTNLNVDRNRLGSVPKELGGCASLNVLSLRDNCLGKLPAELADATELHVLDVAGNRLQNLPFALTNLNLKAMWLAENQSQPMLKFQTEDDERTGEKVLTCYLLPQQPSSSLENLLQNSVDDSWTDSNLNRVSVIQFQEETKAEEEDDEAAAERRGLQRRATPHPSELKVMKKVIEERRNEAYTSRPDGEESPDPQEKRLSDLSNQSRDSQVSNSTLSATSHEDRQNVTAASQREDLVDGHSPLEEEELDEMEVEYIEPTVHFAEEPIFRGGDEDDEEDGEDGERSDEEDERPAFPAEKQRLIRKDTPHYKKHFKITKLPKPEAVAALLQGFSPDGLNSATQAAEDEDEEEQSVCTPQHHHRMEELEDSRLQVNSSQVKGVSFDQVNNLLIEPARIEEEEHTLTIQRQTGGLGISIAGGKGSTPYKGDDEGIFISRVSEEGPAARAGVKVGDKLLEVNGVDLHEAEHHTAVEALRSSGATVSMTVLRERMVEPENAITTTPLRPEDDYFPRERRSSGLAFNLETTPSGPQQRLSTCLIRNDKGLGFSIAGGKGSTPYRTGDTGIYISRIAEGGAAHRDSTLRVGDRVISINGVDMTEARHDQAVALLTGTSPTIALLVERDPNAPGGSPGQSRARAHSPPPPEPSDSPDQEEDGLSLHGNHLSQMEDEYPIEEVTLMKSGGPLGLSIVGGSDHASHPFGVNEPGVFISKVIPHGLACQSGLRVGDRILEVNTIDLRHATHQEAVRALLANKQEIRMLVRRDPSPPGMQEIVIQKQPGEKLGISIRGGAKGHAGNPFDATDEGIFISKVSSSGAAARDGRLQVGMRILEVNNHSLLGMTHTEAVRVLRAVGDSLVMLVCDGFDPRKETAVEASPGIIANPFATGIVRKNSMESISSIDRDLSPEEMDIMQKESEMVRETSQWEREEMEKVERMRLEREEATRLLEEETENIGTGPLKLDYKTLAALPTTSLQKLNRAPPSDFTRTDSPIRETPYSPTIQPPSHHSSNSSLCAGRETRFANVHYTSTPTARDDISSSTRPGAIQPVGRVRQSNSPATVDGHSPNPFQHGPSPFNSQTSPRAPSPTSPDEFPMNVKQAYKAFAAVPRSLAVLEPPQDLYGVRNNFHPKQPSPEPELNNEVFDDDIDGQEGAVKGLTSKVSPRREYMSLAAVPRLSRISTDLQSPSPSGKDSPEQRSFRDRQKYFEIDVKQQTPDKPKPRVSLVGEDDLKKMREEEERKFEQRAREYLLDEDDDDEEEDLAKQVAQMKASGKVLLDGVEYNVEPVSTPSQHCATPPSYCGSSGPSSVDGKGDSQRNSLEDSFRLEQRPNSMTGLIPVYPGETAAPIRTAKAERRHQERLRMQSPELAVAPDKDLSPAEKRALEAEKRAMWRAARPYGLEEDVRQYEQDLAKRLYQARVRASQGTAEAPQPPTSSCTSSSAASQLRMKSLEQDALKAQMVISKSRDGKKRGTLDQLTESPSPAPTPSPTPMEELSLRGLTSPGRLSLSSKKFDYRQFAAIPSSKPVYDIQSPDTGDDMQFINDSSSNPGPAASPEAEVPTPLPATSALEEMALYSNKRKLRQGRRSLETAVPT encoded by the exons CTGGGCAGCAATGAACTGGATGTTTTG CCGGACACCCTCGGTGCTCTCCCCAACCTGAGGGAGCTATGGCTAGACCGTAACCAGTTGTCCTCATTACCACCA gagCTAGGGAACCTCCGGAGACTGGTGTGTCTGGATGTGTCCGAGAATCGTCTGGAGGAGCTTCCCTCAGAGCTAAAAGGCCTCCTGGCTCTCACTGACCTGCTGCTCACACAGAACCTGCTGGAGGTCGTCCCAGACAGCATAG GCTGCCTGAAACAGCTGTCCATCTTGAAGGTGGACCAGAATAGACTGACCCACCTGACTGATTCAATAGGAGAGTGTGAAAACCTCACAGAACTCGTCTTGACAGAGAACCTTTTACAG TCACTTCCTCGCTCGCTGGGCAAGCTGAAGAAGCTGACCAACCTGAATGTAGACCGCAACCGTTTGGGCAGCGTTCCCAAAGAGCTGGGCGGCTGTGCCAGCCTCAACGTTCTCTCATTGAGAGACAACTGCCTGGGCAAACTGCCTGCTGAGCTTGCAGATGCCACTGAGCTGCATGTGCTGGATGTGGCTGGAAACAG ATTACAAAACCTGCCTTTTGCCCTGACAAACCTCAATCTGAAGGCCATGTGGCTTGCAGAGAACCAGTCACAGCCAATGCTCAAGTTCCAGACAGAGGATGACGAGCGCACAGGAGAGAAGGTGTTGACCTGCTATTTGCTGCCCCAGCAGCCTTCTTCGAGCCTAG AGAACTTACTGCAGAACAGTGTGGATGACAGCTGGACAGACAGCAACCTGAACCGAGTCTCAGTCATTCAGTTCCAGGAAGAGACcaaggctgaggaggaggatgatgaggcTGCTGCAGAGCGCAGA ggtCTTCAGCGCAGAGCCACGCCGCACCCAAGTGAGCTGAAGGTGATGAAGAAGGTGAttgaggagaggaggaatgaagCTTACACATCTAGACCTGATGGAGAAGAGTCTCCTGATCCACAG GAGAAGCGGCTCAGTGACCTCTCCAATCAGAGCCGTGACTCCCAGGTGTCCAATAGCACACTGTCGGCCACCTCTCATGAGGACAGGCAAAATGTGACTGCAGCCTCGCAGAGGGAGGACCTTGTAGACGGCCACTCCCctctggaggaggaagagctggATGAAATGGAGGTGGAGTACATTGAG CCTACTGTGCACTTTGCAGAGGAGCCCATCTTCCGTGGTGGGGATGAGGATGACGAGGAGGACGGTGAAGATGGTGAGAGGAGTGACGAGGAAGACGAGAGGCCGGCTTTCCCCGCAGAGAAGCAGCGTCTGATCAGAAAAGACACGCCACACTACAAGAAGCACTTCAAGATCACCAAGCTGCCCAAGCCCGAGGCCGTGGCTGCGCTGCTGCAGGGCTTCAGTCCTGACGGCCTCAACTCTGCGACACAGGCTGCTGAGGACGAGGATGAGGAAGAGCAAAGTGTATGCACTCCTCAGCACCATCACAGAATGGAGGAGCTTGAGGACAGCCGGCTCCAGGTCAACTCCAGTCAAGTAAAG GGGGTGTCATTTGATCAAGTCAATAATCTGCTGATTGAACCTGCTCGAATTGAGGAGGAAGAG CACACCTTGACCATCCAGCGACAAACGGGCGGCCTAGGTATCAGCATTGCTGGGGGGAAAGGATCTACTCCTTACAAAGGAGATGACGAG GGAATCTTCATCTCCAGGGTATCTGAGGAAGGTCCTGCAGCCAGAGCAGGGGTTAAAGTGGGAGACAAACTCCTAGAG GTGAATGGAGTGGACCTCCATGAAGCAGAACATCACACAGCAGTTGAAGCTCTTCGTAGCTCTGGTGCTACAGTGTCCATGACGGTGCTGCGGGAGCGTATGGTGGAGCCAGAGAACGCCATCACCACCACGCCACTGAGGCCAGAGGACGACTACTTCCCGCGGGAGAGACGGAGCAGTGGCCTAGCCTTCAACTTGGAGACGACTCCCAGCGGGCCTCAACAGCGGCTCTCCACCTGCCTGATCCGAAACGACAAGGGACTGGGATTCAGCATCGCAGGCGGCAAAGGCTCCACGCCCTACCGCACAGGAGACACG GGAATCTACATCTCTCGCATCGCAGAAGGGGGAGCagcacacagagacagcacaCTGCGAGTAGGCGACAGGGTGATCTCT ATCAATGGTGTAGACATGACAGAGGCCAGGCATGACCAGGCAGTAGCGCTCCTTACCGGCACCTCCCCCACCATCGCCCTCCTAGTGGAGCGAGACCCGAATGCACCAGGGGGTTCTCCAGGTCAATCCCGGGCTCGAGCCCACTCCCCTCCACCCCCAGAACCCTCAGATTCACCAGACCAGGAGGAGGACGGCCTTTCCCTTCACGGGAACCACCTGAGCCAAATGGAGGACGAGTATCCCATCGAG GAAGTGACCCTGATGAAGTCAGGTGGCCCTCTAGGCCTGAGCATTGTGGGAGGCAGTGATCATGCCAGTCACCCATTCGGGGTCAATGAACCTGGGGTGTTCATCTCGAAG GTGATTCCTCACGGTTTAGCATGTCAAAGTGGACTTCGTGTTGGGGACCGCATATTAGAAGTGAACACCATCGACCTGCGTCATGCCACTCACCAGGAAGCTGTGCGAGCCCTGCTGGCCAACAAGCAGGAGATCCGTATGTTGGTACGGAGGGACCCTTCACCGCCTGGGATGCAG GAAATTGTGATCCAGAAGCAGCCAGGGGAGAAGCTTGGCATCAGTATTCGTGGAGGGGCCAAGGGTCATGCAGGAAACCCCTTTGACGCCACAGATGAAGGCATCTTCATTTCTAAG GTGAGTTCGAGCGGTGCAGCAGCAAGAGACGGCCGACTGCAGGTTGGCATGCGTATTCTGGAGGTGAACAACCACAGCCTGCTGGGGATGACACACACGGAGGCAGTGCGAGTGCTCCGTGCTGTAGGAGACTCCCTGGTCATGCTGGTTTGTGACGGCTTCGACCCACGAAAAGAGACTGCTGTGGAG GCGTCTCCTGGCATCATTGCCAACCCATTCGCAACAGGCATCGTCCGTAAGAACAGCATGGAAAGCATCTCTTCTATAGACCGAGACCTGAGCCCAGAGGAGATGGACATCATGCAGAAG GAGTCTGAGATGGTGAGAGAGACGTCACAGTGGGAGCGAGAAGAGATGGAGAAGGTG GAGCGTATGCGCTTGGAGCGTGAGGAGGCAACTCGCCTGCTAGAAGAGGAGACTGAG aACATTGGCACTGGACCTCTAAAACTTGACTACAAAACCCTAGCTGCTCTGCCCACCACCAGTCTGCAGAAACTCAACAGG GCACCCCCTTCTGATTTCACCAGGACGGACAGCCCAATCAGGGAAACACCGTATTCTCCCACCATCCAACCG CCCAGCCACCACTCTTCCAACAGCTCCCTGTGTGCAGGCAGGGAGACCCGCTTC GCCAACGTTCATTACACCTCAACTCCTACTGCCAGGGATGATATTTCATCATCA ACGCGACCGGGTGCCATCCAGCCAGTTGGGCGTGTGCGGCAGAGTAACTCCCCCGCCACTGTGGATGGCCACAGTCCCAACCCCTTCCAGCATGGCCCCTCCCCCTTCAACTCCCAGACCTCT CCTCGCGCCCCCTCCCCTACCTCGCCTGACGAGTTCCCCATGAATGTCAAGCAGGCATACAAGGCATTTGCCGCCGTGCCTCGCTCATTGGCAGTGCTGGAGCCGCCGCAG GACCTGTATGGTGTGAGGAACAATTTCCACCCAAAGCAACCTTCTCCAGAG CCTGAGTTGAACAACGAGGTGTTTGATGATGACATAGACGGTCAGGAGGGAGCTGTTAAGGGTCTGACCAGCAAGGTCTCCCCCCGTCGGGAGTATATGAGCCTGGCAGCAGTGCCTCGCCTCTCCAGGATTTCCACGGACCTGCAG AGTCCTTCTCCTAGTGGTAAGGACAGCCCAGAGCAGCGCTCTTTCAGGGACAGACAGAAGTATTTTGAGATTGACGTGAAGCAGCAAACACCAGACAAACCCAAACCTCGAGTCTCTCTTGTTGGAGAAGATGACCTCAAGAAaatgagggaggaggaag AGAGGAAGTTTGAGCAGCGGGCGCGGGAGTACCTGCTGGATGAAGATGACGACGACGAGGAGGAGGACCTGGCTAAACAGGTGGCGCAGATGAAGGCCTCTGGCAAAGTGTTGTTGGATGGAGTGGAGTACAACGTGGAGCCAGTATCCACCCCATCCCAGCACTGCGCCACACCACCAAGCTACTGTGGCAGCTCAGG gccTTCCTCTGTTGATGGTAAGGGAGACTCTCAGAGGAATTCATTGGAGGACAGCTTCAGGCTGGAGCAGAGGCCCAACTCCATGACTGG TCTGATCCCAGTGTACCCCGGGGAGACGGCGGCCCCCATCCGCACTGCCAAAGCAGAGCGAAGACACCAAGAGAGACTTCGTATGCAGAGCCCTGAGCTGGCTGTGGCCCCTGACAAGGACCTGTCCCCTGCTGAGAAACGAGCTCTGGAGGCCGAGAAGAGAGCCATGTGGAGGGCAGCACG GCCCTATGGCCTAGAGGAGGATGTTAGGCAGTATGAGCAGGACCTGGCTAAGAGGCTCTACCAGGCCCGAGTGAGGGCATCTCAGGGCACAGCAGAGGCCCCCCAgccccccacctcctcctgtacctcctcctctgcagcctCCCAGCTCAG AATGAAGTCTCTGGAGCAGGATGCACTGAAAGCACAGATGGTCATCTCCAAGTCTCGGGACGGGAAGAAACGTGGCACACTAGACCAACTGACGGAGTCACCCTCGCCCGCCCCCACACCTTCTCCAACACCTATGGAAG AACTCAGTCTTCGAGGACTAACCTCTCCAGGCAGGCTG TCCCTGTCGTCAAAGAAGTTTGACTACCGACAGTTTGCTGCCATTCCTTCTTCCAAACCCGTATACGACATCCAG TCCCCTGACACAGGCGATGACATGCAGTTCATCAACGACAGCTCCAGCAACCCAG GGCCTGCTGCAAGCCCTGAGGCTGAGGTACCCACCCCTCTGCCTGCCACCTCAGCCCTGGAGGAGATGGCCCTGTACAGCAACAAGCGCAAACTGAGGCAGGGCCGCCGCAGCCTGGAAACTGCTGTGCCCACGTAA